One Papaver somniferum cultivar HN1 chromosome 10, ASM357369v1, whole genome shotgun sequence genomic window carries:
- the LOC113319410 gene encoding probable WRKY transcription factor 21 produces MEEVEVVNKSAVESCYRVLQILSQPQNEGMSHLGVETGEAVVKFNKVMSLLDNGGVGHGRVRKHGKFQFQPSLPQSIFLDYPNSQTNGSIKPLQLLQTNTTSVETGSRTKTLQLHPKIFLENPALELSLVSKNTLQLAQTPSLHHQFLQQQQLQQQQQQRQQQHQQMIQLQQQQQHQKMKFQAENMMFQRSNSTINLKFDSPNCTPTMSSNRSFISSLSMDGSVSNLDGKSFSLIGAPQSSGWSSQQSSKKGCSGRGGEDGSVKCGSSSGRCHCSKRRKLRVKRSIKVPAISNKLADIPPDEFSWRKYGQKPIKGSPHPRGYYKCSSMRGCPARKHVERCLEEPKMLIVTYEGEHNHSRLLTQSAHT; encoded by the exons ATGGAGGAAGTTGAGGTTGTGAACAAATCAGCTGTGGAGAGTTGTTATAGAGTTCTTCAAATTTTATCTCAACCTCAAAATGAGGGCATGTCTCATTTAGGGGTGGAAACAGGTGAAGCTGTAGTCAAGTTTAACAAAGTTATGTCTCTTCTTGACAATGGTGGTGTTGGTCATGGAAGAGTTAGAAAACATGGGAAATTTCAGTTTCAACCTTCACTTCCCCAGAGTATATTCTTGGATTATCCAAATTCTCAGACAAATGGTTCAATCAAACCTCTTCAACTTCTTCAAACTAATACTACATCTGTAGAGACGGGATCGAGGACTAAGACTTTGCAACTTCATCCGAAAATTTTCTTAGAGAATCCAGCATTAGAATTGAGCTTAGTTTCGAAAAACACTTTGCAACTTGCCCAGACACCTTCTCTACACCATCAATTTCTCCAACAACAGCagctgcaacagcagcagcaacaacgacagcagcaacatcaacaaATGATACaacttcaacagcagcaacaacaccagAAAATGAAATTCCAAGCAGAAAATATGATGTTTCAAAGGAGTAATAGCACGATTAACCTTAAGTTTGATAGCCCAAATTGTACACCAACTATGTCATCAAATAGATCTTTCATTTCATCTTTGAGTATGGATGGGAGTGTCTCTAATTTGGATGGAAAATCGTTTAGTTTGATTGGTGCACCACAATCGTCTGGCTGGAGTTCACAGCAGAGTTCTAAGAAGGGGTGTTCTGGTAGGGGAGGAGAAGATGGGAGTGTTAAATGTGGAAGTAGTAGTGGTAGATGTCATTGCTCAAAGAGAAG GAAACTAAGAGTGAAAAGATCCATCAAGGTTCCTGCGATTAGTAACAAGCTTGCAGATATCCCTCCGGACGAGTTCTCATGGAGGAAGTATGGGCAAAAACCTATCAAGGGTTCACCACACCCTAG GGGATATTATAAATGTAGCAGTATGAGAGGTTGTCCCGCCAGAAAACATGTTGAGAGGTGTTTGGAGGAACCCAAAATGCTTATTGTCACTTACGAAGGTGAACACAACCATTCTAGACTACTTACTCAATCTGCCCACACATAG